One Solanum pennellii chromosome 9, SPENNV200 DNA segment encodes these proteins:
- the LOC107029430 gene encoding cell division control protein 45 homolog, translated as MVREQSIESFYTRLRSSALASASTSPLLVFPSTSDVDSLCALKIIGHVLESDSVRYACYPVSSFKEIYKYTGDNLGAAADEPITILLINWGCQRDLKKILEIGPLARVFVVDSHRPIHLHNLSNQNDRVIVLYTRDDEQQADLAYDFDVSALANASDLNSDDEFEAESDSEDENDSESEEEDGDEMRKKRRVSAENEGDPVKLFGKLKREYYYMGNFHGKPSGCLMYELSHFLRKNTNALLWLACVALTDQFVHERLTDERYQAGVMELEQHINSSGNLDSITSVTLKDGTKVTAPNSSRIAYEYEPRLMLLQEWNLFDSMLCSSYIATKMKTWSDTGIKKMQLLLGRMGFAREECKQKFQYMSIEIKRRMKDMFEQYLPEFGLTDFYYRGFLLLHGYSSKVSAADVVYGVTALLESFVESDGSCASKQFGEAYDALSLTKLDKLENGMRQAIKVQRAILRQGSAAITKKGSIRSGSKFRWVKLEDSADAKLLCHPQALTKFGYFLMDALREKGARMKPLICICYTQERSKVLIVAICGKPRLGAVQGNAFGLAFRSSAEETGAEFFHELFESSWIVLDAVAVNSFMIRLTEKLL; from the coding sequence ATGGTGAGAGAGCAAAGTATTGAATCATTTTACACTCGGTTGCGGAGTTCAGCTCTAGCGTCAGCTTCTACATCACCACTGCTAGTTTTCCCCTCAACTTCTGATGTTGATTCACTTTGTGCTCTCAAGATAATAGGGCATGTTCTTGAATCTGATTCTGTTAGATATGCTTGTTACCCAGTTTCAAGTTTTAAAGAGATTTATAAGTATACTGGGGATAATCTAGGGGCAGCTGCTGATGAGCCAATTACGATTTTGCTGATTAATTGGGGGTGTCAAAGGGATCTTAAGAAAATTCTAGAAATTGGTCCCTTAGCACGTGTTTTTGTTGTGGATAGTCATAGACCTATACACTTGCATAATTTGAGTAACCAGAATGATAGGGTTATCGTGTTATACACTAGGGATGATGAGCAGCAGGCTGATTTAGCgtatgattttgatgtttctgCTTTGGCAAATGCTAGTGATTTGAACAGTGACGATGAGTTTGAAGCCGAATCTGATAGTGAAGATGAAAATGATAGTGAGAGTGAGGAGGAAGATGGGGATGAGATGAGGAAGAAGAGGAGGGTTTCTGCGGAAAATGAGGGCGACCCTGTTAAGCTTTTCGGGAAATTGAAGAGGGAATACTATTACATGGGTAACTTCCATGGGAAGCCATCTGGTTGTTTGATGTATGAACTGTCCcattttttgagaaagaataCTAATGCGTTGCTTTGGTTGGCCTGTGTAGCTTTAACTGATCAGTTTGTTCATGAGAGATTAACCGATGAGCGGTATCAGGCTGGGGTAATGGAGCTAGAACAGCATATCAATAGTTCAGGCAATTTAGACTCTATCACCTCAGTTACTCTCAAGGATGGGACAAAGGTCACAGCACCAAATTCTTCAAGGATTGCATATGAGTATGAACCAAGGCTGATGTTGTTACAAGAGTGGAACTTGTTTGATTCGATGTTGTGTTCATCCTACATTGCAACTAAAATGAAGACATGGAGTGACACTGGGATTAAGAAGATGCAGCTTCTTTTAGGTCGAATGGGTTTTGCACGCGAGGAATGCAAACAAAAGTTTCAGTACATGAGCATTGAGATCAAGAGGAGAATGAAGGACATGTTTGAACAGTATTTGCCGGAATTTGGCCTCACTGATTTCTATTATAGAGGTTTCTTGCTTCTTCATGGGTATAGTTCAAAAGTTTCAGCAGCTGATGTGGTATATGGGGTTACAGCACTTCTAGAGTCATTTGTAGAGTCAGATGGCTCATGTGCCTCCAAACAGTTTGGGGAGGCTTACGATGCGTTATCCTTGACCAAGCTTGACAAGTTGGAAAATGGAATGCGACAAGCTATCAAGGTTCAAAGGGCAATTCTTAGACAAGGGAGTGCAGCGATTACCAAGAAAGGTTCTATAAGAAGTGGGAGTAAATTTAGGTGGGTGAAGCTTGAAGACTCGGCAGATGCAAAGCTCCTGTGTCATCCTCAGGCTTTAACTAAATTTGGTTACTTTTTAATGGATGCTTTACGTGAGAAAGGAGCAAGGATGAAACCATTGATCTGCATTTGCTACACCCAGGAACGAAGTAAAGTGTTGATTGTAGCAATATGTGGGAAGCCACGGCTTGGTGCAGTCCAAGGAAATGCATTTGGACTTGCATTCAGAAGTTCAGCTGAAGAGACAGGAGCTGAGTTCTTTCATGAACTATTTGAATCATCATGGATAGTTTTGGATGCAGTTGCTGTCAATTCATTCATGATCAGGCTAACAGAGAAGCTTTTGTAA